One part of the Algibacter sp. L1A34 genome encodes these proteins:
- a CDS encoding efflux RND transporter periplasmic adaptor subunit produces the protein MKRNIYTIVILSLVFSFFSCGEKKNETTEFQIENSTIKDSRIQVTQAQFDQSKMTLGNLEEKAFPNVVSVNGMIDVPPENRAVVNATMGGYIKTTPLLIGDKVRKGDILVTIENPEFVSLQQSYMEVNEQLTYLKAEYDRQVTMKAENITSQKSFLKAESDYKTGVAKHRGLEKQLSMLNISPSRIRSGYITSVVSILAPISGSVTKVNVTKGTYVSPATSILEIIDNDHIHLELSVYEKDVMAIKKGQKIDFKIPEASSETYKAEVHLVGTSIEPNRTIHVHGHLENESDNNFLVGMFVEAHIITSSISAKALPNESIIDVDGFSFVLVLDEKDDDIYYFNQIKVDVKENYNGYTVIENIADFEPYTKFLTKGAFNLLGE, from the coding sequence ATGAAACGTAATATATATACAATAGTGATACTCAGTCTTGTTTTCTCCTTTTTTAGCTGTGGTGAAAAAAAGAATGAAACAACCGAATTTCAAATTGAAAACAGTACGATAAAAGACAGCCGTATCCAGGTGACGCAAGCACAATTTGACCAAAGTAAAATGACTTTAGGTAATCTAGAAGAAAAGGCATTCCCTAATGTTGTAAGTGTGAATGGAATGATTGATGTTCCTCCAGAAAATAGAGCCGTTGTAAATGCAACCATGGGTGGGTATATTAAAACCACACCTTTATTAATAGGTGATAAGGTAAGAAAAGGTGACATTCTCGTTACCATTGAAAACCCTGAGTTTGTTTCCTTGCAGCAAAGCTATATGGAAGTGAATGAGCAACTTACTTATCTAAAAGCTGAATACGATAGACAGGTAACTATGAAAGCTGAAAACATTACCTCACAAAAAAGTTTTTTGAAAGCAGAGAGTGACTATAAAACGGGAGTTGCAAAACATAGAGGTTTAGAGAAACAACTGAGTATGCTTAATATTTCACCGTCAAGAATCCGTTCAGGGTATATAACTTCTGTGGTTAGTATTTTGGCACCAATTTCTGGTAGTGTTACCAAGGTAAATGTTACTAAAGGGACTTATGTTTCACCTGCTACATCCATTTTGGAGATTATCGATAATGACCATATTCATTTAGAACTGTCTGTTTATGAGAAGGATGTTATGGCTATTAAAAAAGGGCAAAAGATAGATTTTAAAATCCCGGAAGCTTCATCGGAAACTTATAAAGCTGAAGTTCATCTTGTTGGTACATCTATAGAACCCAATAGAACCATTCATGTTCATGGACATCTGGAAAATGAGTCTGACAATAATTTCTTGGTAGGCATGTTTGTAGAAGCTCATATCATTACAAGTTCTATTTCCGCGAAAGCGTTACCTAATGAATCTATCATTGACGTGGATGGCTTTTCATTTGTATTGGTTTTAGATGAAAAAGACGATGATATTTATTATTTCAATCAAATAAAAGTAGACGTAAAAGAAAATTATAACGGGTATACGGTTATAGAGAACATCGCTGATTTTGAGCCATACACCAAATTTTTGACTAAAGGAGCATTTAATTTATTGGGAGAATAG
- a CDS encoding CusA/CzcA family heavy metal efflux RND transporter produces the protein MLSHIINFSIKNKFIVLLFTVFIIGFGLYSLSQIPIGAVPDVTNNQVQVITTSRNLSTQDMEQFITYPVELEMANLPGVIEIRSISKFGLSVVTIVFDDAMGTFLPRQLIAEKIKSASEKIPEGFGTPEMGPITTGLGEIYQYILDVKPEFKDRYNAEDLRTIQDWVVKRQLSGIPGVVEVNTWGGFLKQYEVAIDTEKLNAMDISATDVFTALEMNNSVSGGGYIEKVNQAFFIRGQGLVSSLEDIRNIVVKNTNGLPIYIKDVAKVGFGSATRFGAITGNGEGEKVLGQVMMLKDANSKKVIEAVKERVDEISKSLPEGVYINAFLDRSELIAKTTFTVTENLVLGCLIVIFVVVLLLGNLRSGLVVASVIPLCLLFALSLMYIFGVDANLMSLGAIDFGIIIDGAVIIVEFIAFQMTQKKHEISALSKEDLQDFKDNITFSGASKMMNSAIFGQLIILIVFIPILSLSGVEGKMFKPMALTFSFALIGAMIFCFTYVPVVASLFLKPSNATHKNVSVKLMNWLNKIYEPTIDWALRSKKLVLGIAGTLLAISIYLYSTMGGEFVPTLDEGDFVIQPILKTGTSLSNTVKITTEIEKILLKQFPEVKQVVTRIGAAEVPTDPMSMEESDVIIVLNPKSEWISASSKDELADKFKEALAVIPGMEVEFTQPIEMRFNELITGVRADIAIKIFGDDLDILSKKGNEIGALIENVPGAADISVEKIAGLPEMSVQYNRAKIARYGLNIQELNDMISMGFAGRSAGSVFEGEKRFDLVVRLDKEKRQDIDNLDNLYIDLPSGGKIPLNELADISYKKGAAKISRDDTRRRIVVGVNVRNRDLQSVVDDVQELINENIHLPIGYSITYGGQFENLQSAKSRLMVAVPIALVLIFVLLYFAFKSVKEALIIYSAIPLAAVGGVLLLWLRGLPFSISAGVGFIALFGIAVLNGIVLIEHFKELKNHGFESMEALIKQGTKDRLRAVLLTAAAAALGFLPMAISTNAGAEVQRPLATVVIGGLVTATLLTLIVLPVLYALFNRPYSTKSKLGRKRSKKTLGFILLLASFSGFAQEQVGVKLKDLIPMAIENNVGLEAGRLQVKESDALIGAAFSFDKTHVYYEFDENNLAGNNEPLRVFGVQQDFKFPTVYFSEKKVNQARYGMISSTYNIQKKGIARKVTAAYYAYQIAREKGNVYKRLDSLYTNFAKVAARRFELGETNYLEKITAVSKQKQISLKYSEAQKDVLLVYNVLLKIIQVEESITIANTSSLKAMLNTLDIDGSAEIAYYKNRVSLLQAERRFENHKLLPDISLNYFQGTNPGLGVNLSGYQFGLKIPIFFSGQAARIKAAGFAEDAAVSESKEYEIQLNEKFNALKIQLSQFQKALSYYENEGDKLSEEILKTAKGSFRNGEIDFYQYIQSLESAYEIKLNHLDKLDAYNQTIITLNYLTL, from the coding sequence ATGTTATCACATATTATTAATTTCAGTATAAAGAACAAGTTTATTGTTCTCTTATTTACAGTCTTTATTATTGGGTTCGGACTGTATTCATTATCTCAAATACCTATTGGTGCTGTGCCCGATGTTACAAACAATCAGGTACAAGTTATTACCACTTCTCGTAATCTATCTACTCAAGATATGGAGCAATTTATAACCTATCCTGTAGAATTGGAGATGGCAAATTTGCCAGGAGTTATAGAGATTCGTTCTATATCAAAATTCGGACTTTCTGTAGTTACCATCGTTTTTGATGATGCTATGGGAACCTTTTTACCTAGACAGCTTATTGCTGAAAAAATAAAGTCGGCTTCCGAAAAGATACCGGAAGGTTTTGGTACGCCAGAAATGGGCCCTATTACAACAGGGCTAGGGGAGATTTATCAATATATTCTTGATGTAAAACCGGAATTTAAAGACCGTTATAATGCTGAAGATTTACGAACTATACAGGATTGGGTTGTAAAGCGACAGCTTTCGGGGATTCCTGGAGTTGTGGAAGTGAATACTTGGGGTGGTTTTTTAAAACAATATGAAGTTGCTATTGATACAGAAAAACTGAATGCCATGGATATTTCGGCAACCGATGTTTTTACAGCTTTGGAAATGAATAACAGTGTTTCTGGTGGCGGATATATTGAGAAGGTAAATCAAGCCTTTTTTATTCGAGGACAAGGTTTGGTTTCATCTTTAGAAGATATTCGTAATATAGTGGTTAAAAACACAAATGGTTTACCTATTTATATTAAAGATGTAGCTAAAGTAGGTTTTGGAAGTGCTACACGATTTGGAGCAATAACAGGGAATGGTGAAGGTGAAAAAGTGTTGGGGCAAGTAATGATGCTTAAGGATGCCAATTCTAAAAAAGTAATTGAAGCCGTAAAAGAGCGTGTAGATGAAATTTCAAAATCGTTACCAGAAGGTGTTTATATTAATGCTTTTCTCGACCGTAGCGAACTCATTGCTAAAACCACGTTTACAGTGACTGAAAACCTAGTTCTTGGGTGTTTAATTGTGATATTTGTTGTGGTTTTACTTCTTGGGAATTTGCGTTCTGGTCTTGTGGTAGCATCCGTTATTCCGCTGTGTTTATTGTTTGCATTATCTTTAATGTACATATTTGGTGTTGATGCAAACTTGATGAGTTTAGGAGCTATTGATTTTGGAATTATCATTGATGGTGCAGTAATTATTGTGGAATTTATCGCCTTTCAAATGACACAGAAAAAGCATGAAATTAGTGCTTTGTCAAAAGAAGACCTTCAAGATTTTAAAGATAATATCACATTTTCAGGAGCATCAAAAATGATGAATTCGGCCATCTTCGGTCAGCTTATTATTTTAATTGTATTCATTCCAATATTATCGCTTTCTGGAGTAGAAGGTAAAATGTTTAAACCTATGGCATTAACTTTTAGTTTTGCGCTAATAGGTGCCATGATTTTTTGCTTTACTTATGTTCCTGTGGTTGCCTCTTTATTTTTAAAACCATCAAATGCAACTCATAAAAATGTGTCTGTAAAATTAATGAATTGGCTCAATAAAATATATGAGCCAACAATAGATTGGGCATTGCGAAGTAAAAAGTTAGTTTTAGGTATCGCAGGTACTCTTTTAGCGATTTCAATTTATTTATACTCGACTATGGGCGGAGAGTTTGTGCCAACTTTAGATGAAGGTGATTTTGTTATTCAACCTATTTTAAAAACAGGAACATCCTTAAGTAATACGGTTAAAATTACTACCGAAATTGAAAAAATTCTACTAAAACAGTTTCCAGAAGTAAAACAAGTGGTGACGCGTATTGGTGCGGCAGAAGTGCCAACGGACCCCATGTCTATGGAAGAAAGTGACGTTATTATTGTGCTAAACCCTAAAAGCGAATGGATATCGGCGTCATCTAAAGATGAATTAGCGGATAAGTTTAAAGAAGCTTTAGCAGTTATTCCAGGAATGGAAGTCGAATTTACACAGCCTATAGAAATGCGTTTTAATGAATTGATTACAGGTGTTCGCGCAGATATCGCCATCAAAATTTTTGGAGATGATTTAGATATTCTTTCAAAAAAAGGAAACGAGATTGGAGCTCTTATAGAAAATGTGCCGGGAGCCGCAGATATTTCTGTTGAAAAAATTGCAGGATTACCAGAAATGAGTGTACAATATAATCGCGCTAAAATTGCCAGATATGGGCTTAATATTCAAGAACTGAATGATATGATTTCTATGGGCTTTGCAGGGAGATCTGCAGGTAGTGTTTTTGAAGGTGAAAAACGATTCGATTTAGTGGTGAGGCTAGATAAAGAAAAGCGCCAAGATATTGATAATCTTGATAATCTTTATATTGATTTACCTTCCGGTGGAAAAATTCCGTTGAATGAATTGGCAGATATCAGTTATAAAAAAGGAGCAGCCAAAATATCCCGTGATGATACCAGACGTAGAATTGTCGTTGGTGTAAATGTGCGTAATCGTGATTTACAATCTGTTGTAGATGATGTTCAAGAATTAATAAATGAAAACATCCATTTGCCTATTGGGTATTCTATTACTTATGGTGGTCAGTTTGAAAATTTGCAAAGCGCTAAATCTAGATTAATGGTTGCCGTGCCTATTGCACTGGTATTAATATTTGTGCTTTTGTATTTCGCTTTTAAATCGGTAAAAGAAGCTTTAATTATTTACTCGGCAATTCCTTTAGCTGCAGTTGGTGGTGTGTTATTATTATGGCTTCGTGGTTTGCCTTTTAGTATATCGGCAGGCGTTGGTTTTATTGCGTTATTCGGTATTGCAGTGCTTAATGGTATTGTATTAATAGAGCATTTTAAAGAATTAAAAAATCATGGGTTTGAAAGTATGGAAGCTCTAATAAAACAAGGTACTAAAGATAGATTACGAGCAGTATTATTAACTGCTGCCGCTGCGGCTTTAGGGTTTTTACCTATGGCCATTTCTACCAATGCTGGTGCAGAAGTTCAACGTCCGCTAGCTACCGTGGTCATTGGAGGTTTGGTTACAGCAACCTTATTAACGTTAATAGTTCTGCCAGTGCTTTATGCTTTATTTAATCGTCCATACAGCACAAAGAGCAAACTTGGCAGAAAACGTTCTAAAAAGACATTAGGTTTTATTTTATTATTGGCTTCATTTAGCGGATTTGCTCAAGAACAAGTTGGTGTAAAATTAAAAGATCTTATACCAATGGCTATTGAAAATAATGTTGGATTAGAAGCGGGGAGATTACAAGTAAAAGAATCGGACGCTTTAATTGGTGCTGCTTTTAGTTTTGATAAAACACATGTTTATTATGAGTTTGATGAAAATAATTTAGCAGGTAATAATGAGCCGTTAAGGGTGTTTGGTGTTCAGCAAGATTTTAAATTTCCAACGGTTTATTTCTCCGAAAAGAAAGTTAATCAAGCGCGTTATGGAATGATTTCAAGCACTTATAATATTCAGAAAAAAGGAATTGCGCGAAAAGTAACTGCTGCTTATTATGCATATCAAATTGCTAGAGAAAAGGGAAACGTCTATAAAAGATTAGATAGTCTTTATACTAATTTTGCAAAAGTGGCAGCTAGGCGTTTTGAGCTTGGAGAAACCAATTATTTAGAGAAAATTACAGCAGTATCAAAGCAAAAACAAATTAGTCTTAAGTATAGTGAAGCTCAAAAAGATGTTTTATTAGTTTATAATGTTTTATTAAAAATAATTCAGGTTGAAGAATCGATAACAATAGCGAATACATCGTCTCTAAAAGCCATGTTGAATACTCTTGATATTGATGGTAGTGCAGAAATTGCATACTATAAAAATAGAGTGTCTTTATTACAAGCCGAACGTCGTTTTGAAAACCATAAACTGCTGCCAGATATCAGTCTTAATTATTTTCAAGGGACTAATCCTGGTTTAGGAGTAAATCTTTCTGGATATCAATTCGGTTTAAAAATCCCAATATTCTTTAGTGGTCAAGCGGCTCGAATTAAAGCGGCAGGTTTTGCAGAAGATGCTGCGGTTTCAGAATCTAAAGAGTATGAGATTCAATTAAATGAAAAGTTTAATGCCCTTAAAATTCAGTTATCTCAGTTTCAAAAAGCGTTGAGTTATTATGAAAATGAAGGCGATAAGCTTTCAGAAGAAATTTTAAAAACAGCAAAAGGAAGTTTTAGAAATGGCGAAATCGATTTCTATCAATATATCCAAAGTTTAGAAAGTGCTTATGAAATAAAATTAAATCACTTAGATAAACTTGATGCATACAATCAAACCATTATAACCCTTAATTATTTAACTTTATAG
- the glyA gene encoding serine hydroxymethyltransferase, with protein MQRDEQIFELIEAEKERQLNGIELIASENFVSDQVMEAAGSVLTNKYAEGYPGKRYYGGCEVVDEVEQIAIDRAKALFGAVYVNVQPHSGSQANTAVYHACLTPGDKILGFDLSHGGHLTHGSPVNFSGKLYNPVFYGVEQETGVLNYDKIQEIATKEQPKLIIAGASAYSRDIDFERFRVIADSVGAILMADISHPAGLIAKGILNDPLPHCHIVTTTTHKTLRGPRGGMIMMGKDFENPFGIKLKNGNLRKMSSLLDSAVFPGNQGGPLEHIIAAKAIAFGEALTDEFLQYQLQVKKNAAAMAKALVSKGYNIISGGTDNHCMLIDLRNKNLSGKDAEQALVKADITVNKNMVPFDDKSPFVTSGIRLGVSAVTTRGLNDTDMVAIVELVDEVINNFEDETALEAVKTKVNDMMHNKPMFV; from the coding sequence ATGCAACGCGACGAACAAATTTTTGAACTCATTGAAGCCGAAAAAGAACGCCAATTAAATGGTATAGAACTTATTGCATCGGAGAATTTTGTTAGCGACCAAGTTATGGAAGCTGCAGGCTCTGTGTTAACCAATAAATACGCCGAAGGTTATCCTGGTAAACGTTATTATGGCGGATGTGAAGTGGTTGATGAAGTTGAGCAAATTGCTATAGATAGAGCAAAAGCATTGTTTGGAGCCGTATATGTAAATGTACAACCACACTCAGGAAGTCAGGCAAATACAGCTGTGTATCATGCATGTTTAACGCCTGGAGATAAAATTTTAGGATTCGATTTATCTCATGGAGGTCATTTAACTCACGGTTCTCCTGTAAACTTTTCTGGTAAACTTTACAACCCTGTATTTTACGGTGTAGAGCAAGAAACTGGTGTTTTAAATTATGATAAAATTCAAGAAATTGCTACTAAAGAACAACCAAAATTAATAATCGCTGGAGCTTCGGCTTACTCACGTGATATCGATTTTGAACGTTTTAGAGTGATTGCTGATAGTGTTGGTGCTATTTTAATGGCAGATATATCTCACCCAGCAGGATTAATTGCTAAGGGTATCTTAAACGATCCATTACCACATTGCCATATTGTAACAACAACAACTCATAAAACACTACGTGGTCCAAGAGGAGGAATGATTATGATGGGGAAAGATTTTGAAAACCCTTTCGGAATTAAACTTAAAAATGGAAACTTACGTAAAATGTCGTCTTTATTAGATTCAGCTGTTTTTCCAGGAAATCAAGGTGGACCATTAGAGCACATTATTGCAGCAAAAGCAATTGCTTTTGGTGAAGCTTTAACCGATGAGTTTTTGCAATACCAATTACAAGTTAAGAAAAACGCGGCTGCAATGGCAAAAGCATTAGTATCTAAAGGTTATAATATTATTTCTGGAGGAACTGATAACCACTGTATGTTAATAGATTTACGTAACAAAAATTTATCGGGTAAAGATGCTGAGCAGGCTTTAGTAAAAGCTGATATTACAGTAAATAAAAACATGGTGCCTTTCGATGATAAGTCTCCATTTGTAACTTCTGGAATCCGTTTAGGTGTTTCTGCTGTTACTACGCGTGGTTTAAATGATACCGATATGGTTGCTATTGTAGAGCTTGTAGACGAGGTTATTAATAACTTTGAAGATGAAACAGCTTTAGAAGCTGTAAAAACAAAAGTAAATGATATGATGCATAACAAACCAATGTTTGTATAA
- the fahA gene encoding fumarylacetoacetase: MPLTANNPDRTSWLHVDKNSDFPIQNIPFGVFLTRDDIITIGTRIGDTAIDLGALHQLGYFEGIPLTDDIFLQDTLNDFIADGRKTWRLVRNRIAEIFDAENDSLKSNKKHKEVVLFRLDEIEMQLPVQIGDYTDFYSSKEHATNVGTLFRDPENALLPNWLHIPVGYHGRSSSIIPSGIPVNRPQGQTLPNGATEPIFGPSKLIDFELEMAFITTDANDLGEPIPVNEAEEYIFGLVLLNDWSARDIQKWEYAPLGPFLAKSFASSISPWIVTLDALEPYRVEGPKPIKKQLDYLKYKGKKSYDINLEVAIQPKGAKETTVSKTNFKHMYWNMSQQFAHHTVNGCPVNSGDMMGSGTISGPTPDSYGSMLELTWKGENPIKMKDGSERKFINDNDTVIMRGYCEKDGTRIGFGEVSTKLLPVYKK, translated from the coding sequence ATGCCATTAACAGCGAACAACCCAGATAGAACGTCGTGGCTGCACGTCGATAAAAATTCCGATTTCCCTATACAGAACATTCCTTTCGGTGTTTTTTTAACACGAGACGATATTATAACTATTGGTACGCGTATTGGCGACACCGCTATAGATTTAGGCGCACTACACCAATTAGGCTATTTTGAAGGCATCCCTTTAACCGATGATATTTTTCTTCAAGATACCTTAAACGATTTTATTGCCGATGGCCGTAAAACATGGCGTTTAGTAAGAAATAGAATAGCCGAAATTTTCGATGCTGAAAATGATAGCCTTAAAAGCAATAAAAAACATAAAGAAGTGGTTCTTTTTCGTTTAGATGAAATTGAAATGCAACTACCTGTTCAAATTGGTGATTATACCGATTTTTACTCAAGTAAAGAGCATGCCACCAACGTTGGCACGCTATTTAGAGACCCTGAAAATGCACTTTTACCAAACTGGTTGCATATTCCGGTAGGTTATCATGGGCGTAGCTCTTCTATAATTCCATCGGGTATTCCAGTGAACCGTCCGCAAGGTCAAACTTTACCTAACGGAGCAACCGAACCTATATTTGGCCCTAGTAAATTAATCGATTTCGAATTAGAAATGGCTTTTATTACTACCGATGCTAATGATTTAGGCGAACCAATTCCTGTTAACGAAGCCGAAGAGTATATTTTTGGACTCGTTTTACTTAATGACTGGAGTGCTCGCGATATTCAAAAGTGGGAATATGCGCCACTAGGTCCTTTTTTAGCAAAAAGTTTCGCATCGTCCATTTCACCATGGATAGTTACTTTAGATGCACTTGAACCTTACCGTGTAGAAGGTCCTAAACCAATAAAAAAACAACTTGATTACTTAAAATATAAAGGCAAAAAAAGCTACGATATTAATTTAGAAGTTGCCATACAGCCAAAAGGCGCTAAGGAAACCACTGTTTCTAAAACGAATTTTAAACATATGTATTGGAACATGTCTCAACAGTTTGCTCACCACACTGTTAATGGATGTCCTGTAAATTCGGGTGATATGATGGGAAGCGGAACAATTTCGGGACCTACACCAGATTCATACGGATCTATGCTAGAATTAACATGGAAAGGTGAAAACCCAATAAAAATGAAAGACGGTAGCGAACGTAAATTCATAAATGATAACGATACCGTTATTATGCGAGGTTATTGCGAAAAAGATGGCACTCGCATAGGTTTTGGCGAAGTATCTACTAAACTTTTACCTGTTTATAAAAAATAA
- a CDS encoding DUF5004 domain-containing protein, which yields MKKSILLVKSLIACSILFISCNDDDNDLKCAEDVTGELTSNEINFTGKWTLKSVVSEDEIDLTDDEIDNPSTDLFAQYTDCSKDIVYEFGDNRDYAFTGGMTAIDCDNEQEITGTWELNESSGLIIVSNCSSQLTQIEVNDESTAFSTEGNLKYVDVNGNVINTTTTFTYEKSIE from the coding sequence ATGAAAAAAAGTATCTTATTAGTGAAAAGTTTAATCGCATGTAGTATTTTATTTATTAGTTGTAATGATGATGACAATGATTTAAAGTGTGCTGAGGATGTTACAGGTGAATTAACTAGTAATGAAATTAATTTTACTGGTAAATGGACGCTGAAAAGTGTTGTTTCAGAAGATGAAATTGATTTAACGGATGATGAAATAGATAACCCAAGCACTGATTTATTTGCTCAATATACAGATTGCTCAAAAGATATTGTATATGAATTTGGTGATAATAGAGATTATGCTTTTACCGGAGGAATGACGGCTATTGATTGTGATAACGAGCAAGAAATAACTGGAACTTGGGAGTTGAATGAATCTTCTGGGTTAATAATTGTTTCTAATTGTTCTTCACAATTAACTCAAATTGAAGTTAACGATGAAAGCACAGCGTTTTCTACAGAAGGTAATTTAAAATATGTTGATGTAAATGGAAATGTTATTAATACCACAACAACATTTACTTACGAGAAATCTATTGAATAG
- a CDS encoding bile acid:sodium symporter family protein produces MKVKIDKFVLSIIATILIAYFFPQWGTQESEIPIDTISSVGISLIFFFYGLKLSPTKLKAGLKNWKLHLLVQGSTFLMFPLLVLMFRPLIQNAEQETIWLAFFFLAALPSTVSSSVVMVSMAKGNIPAAIFNASISGIIGIVITPLWMGLFVDDAQSDFDFTAIYMKLIVQIILPVILGLLLQRFLGSFAQRHSSKLTLFDKSIILLIIYKSFSESFYNNIFSSVSFLDLLAIFIGVLFLFSVAFYLTKFMAEKLKINKEDQITAQFCGTKKSLVHGTVFSKILFGNMASVGIILLPLMLFHATQILIISIIASKLAKRDIVN; encoded by the coding sequence ATGAAAGTAAAGATTGATAAGTTTGTTCTATCTATTATAGCAACTATTTTAATAGCTTATTTCTTTCCGCAATGGGGAACACAAGAAAGTGAAATTCCTATCGATACAATTAGTTCGGTAGGAATTTCGCTTATATTCTTTTTCTACGGACTTAAATTAAGTCCAACAAAATTGAAGGCAGGACTTAAAAACTGGAAATTGCATCTTTTAGTGCAGGGGTCTACTTTTTTAATGTTTCCGTTATTGGTTTTAATGTTTCGTCCGTTAATTCAAAATGCAGAACAAGAAACTATATGGTTGGCTTTCTTTTTTTTGGCGGCATTACCATCTACGGTATCATCGTCGGTTGTTATGGTATCTATGGCCAAGGGCAATATACCGGCAGCTATTTTTAATGCGAGTATATCTGGAATTATAGGTATTGTGATTACGCCACTTTGGATGGGGTTATTTGTAGATGATGCACAATCCGATTTCGACTTTACTGCGATTTACATGAAACTTATTGTTCAGATTATTTTACCTGTAATTTTGGGACTTCTATTACAACGTTTTCTAGGTAGTTTTGCCCAAAGACATAGTAGTAAATTAACGCTTTTTGATAAGTCTATTATTCTATTAATAATTTATAAGAGTTTTTCAGAATCCTTCTACAATAATATATTTAGTTCTGTATCCTTTTTAGATTTATTAGCCATTTTTATAGGTGTACTCTTTTTATTTTCTGTAGCCTTTTATCTAACAAAATTTATGGCTGAAAAACTTAAAATTAACAAAGAAGATCAAATAACAGCTCAGTTTTGTGGTACTAAAAAATCGTTAGTTCACGGTACGGTTTTTTCTAAAATACTGTTTGGTAATATGGCTTCTGTCGGTATTATACTATTGCCACTTATGTTATTTCATGCCACTCAAATTTTAATAATAAGTATTATTGCTTCGAAATTGGCTAAGCGCGATATTGTTAATTAA
- the ytxJ gene encoding bacillithiol system redox-active protein YtxJ, with protein sequence MGLFSKIFGDSGESKEEKVLPWIPLNALQQLDLIKEKSSTKTQIIFKHSTRCGISSMVMKEFVGAYDFTEKEVDLYFLDLLNFRDISNEVGYKFQVMHQSPQLLVIKNGVVVAHESHGAINEMDLASLV encoded by the coding sequence ATGGGATTATTTAGTAAAATTTTTGGTGATTCGGGAGAATCAAAAGAGGAAAAAGTATTGCCTTGGATTCCTTTGAATGCTTTGCAGCAATTGGATTTAATTAAGGAGAAGTCAAGTACTAAAACACAGATTATCTTTAAACATTCTACGCGTTGCGGGATTAGTAGTATGGTGATGAAAGAGTTTGTGGGTGCTTATGATTTTACGGAAAAAGAAGTGGATTTGTATTTTTTAGATTTGTTGAATTTTCGTGATATATCTAATGAGGTTGGTTATAAATTTCAGGTTATGCACCAATCGCCACAGCTTTTGGTTATTAAAAACGGAGTAGTGGTAGCTCATGAGAGTCACGGAGCTATTAATGAAATGGATTTAGCTAGTTTGGTTTAA